In Aquiflexum balticum DSM 16537, a single genomic region encodes these proteins:
- a CDS encoding 3-keto-disaccharide hydrolase → MSYSKSLFILFATAFSAFACGGGEKQVDEVTETVVEESDWESLFDGQTFEGWSKYGGGEVGKAWKVQDGAIYLDAKNKDGWQTGDGGDIVTNEEFENYHFQVEWKIAPNGNSGIIFFVKDSSEYAYPWMTGPEMQVLDNDGHPDAKITTHRAGDLYDLIESSEETVKPVGEWNLAEIIAKDGKLELHLNGVMVVSTTMWTPEWEEMVANSKFKDMPGFGKYKKGKIALQDHGDEVWFRNIRIKRL, encoded by the coding sequence ATGAGCTATTCGAAATCATTATTCATATTATTTGCAACAGCTTTTTCAGCTTTTGCCTGTGGCGGAGGAGAAAAGCAAGTGGATGAAGTAACCGAAACAGTTGTGGAAGAAAGTGATTGGGAAAGTCTATTTGATGGGCAGACATTTGAAGGTTGGTCCAAATATGGAGGTGGAGAAGTTGGTAAGGCATGGAAAGTCCAAGACGGTGCCATCTATCTGGATGCCAAAAACAAAGACGGTTGGCAAACAGGAGATGGCGGTGATATCGTGACCAACGAGGAATTTGAAAATTATCATTTTCAAGTAGAATGGAAAATTGCTCCAAATGGAAATTCCGGTATTATTTTCTTTGTGAAAGATTCTTCTGAATATGCATATCCTTGGATGACCGGTCCGGAAATGCAGGTTTTGGACAACGATGGACATCCTGATGCCAAAATTACAACTCACCGTGCAGGAGATCTTTATGACCTGATCGAATCAAGTGAGGAAACGGTCAAACCTGTCGGAGAATGGAATCTTGCTGAAATCATTGCAAAAGACGGTAAATTGGAATTGCATTTGAATGGAGTGATGGTGGTATCTACCACGATGTGGACTCCTGAATGGGAAGAGATGGTAGCCAATTCAAAATTCAAAGACATGCCTGGTTTTGGTAAATACAAAAAAGGGAAAATTGCCCTTCAAGACCATGGAGATGAAGTTTGGTTCAGAAATATCAGGATCAAGAGGCTTTAA
- a CDS encoding gluconate 2-dehydrogenase subunit 3 family protein — translation MAMNRRDAIKSVALMMGGAMVGANTILTGCAPDDQIVGLEFSPKDIAFLDEIGEAIIPTTDTPGAKATKIGEFMQMMVKDTYNAEQQQTFLDGLNYIKKDFKTSKGKDFMDASVDERTEYLNELKVKAKDTQEKGPAVIGMLQDLTVLGYFTSEIGATQQLNYVEIPGRYEGCIEYKPGDKAYAI, via the coding sequence ATGGCAATGAATAGAAGAGATGCAATAAAAAGTGTCGCATTAATGATGGGAGGAGCAATGGTGGGAGCCAATACCATCCTTACCGGTTGTGCGCCAGATGACCAGATAGTAGGTCTTGAATTTTCTCCCAAAGACATCGCTTTTTTGGATGAAATCGGCGAGGCTATCATTCCTACCACAGATACACCAGGTGCAAAAGCCACCAAGATCGGTGAGTTCATGCAAATGATGGTCAAAGACACTTACAACGCAGAACAACAGCAAACCTTTTTGGATGGCTTAAACTACATCAAAAAGGATTTCAAAACTTCCAAGGGTAAAGACTTCATGGATGCCAGTGTTGATGAGAGGACAGAATATCTCAATGAGCTTAAAGTAAAGGCCAAAGATACGCAAGAAAAAGGCCCTGCTGTAATCGGAATGCTTCAGGATTTGACAGTATTGGGGTATTTTACTTCTGAAATAGGCGCAACCCAGCAATTGAATTATGTCGAAATTCCAGGAAGATATGAAGGCTGCATCGAATATAAGCCAGGAGATAAAGCCTATGCCATTTAA
- a CDS encoding Gfo/Idh/MocA family protein yields the protein MATQKKLKMGMVGGGPGAFIGAIHRNAALMDGLIELTAGAFSGNPEKSKQAGEDLMLDPSRVYSSYDEMISKELALPESERIDIISIVTPNNVHFDPAKKALENGFHVVLDKPMTLNYDEAKELYKIIKKTDKLFCLTHTYTGYPMIKQMKQMIADGAIGEVRKVYVEYPQGWLHKLLEYENKQAEWRTDPARNGKAGCFGDIGTHAFNLAEYVAGIKVAKICADLDIKVDGRPIDDDGAVLMRFENNASGILTASQIDAGCENNLKIRVFGEKAGLEWQQEDNNTLRLRWPDKPDEIYRAGTGYLGSLANENIRTPAGHPEGYIEAFANIYRNFARCIYALRKGEEPKPEWWDFPGAEDGIRGMAFIENVLKSSASDKKWTPFEVEY from the coding sequence ATGGCAACTCAGAAAAAACTGAAAATGGGAATGGTCGGAGGAGGGCCGGGAGCCTTTATCGGCGCTATCCACCGCAATGCTGCATTGATGGATGGGCTGATTGAATTGACAGCAGGGGCTTTTAGCGGTAATCCGGAAAAATCCAAACAGGCAGGAGAGGATTTGATGCTCGATCCATCTAGGGTTTATTCCTCTTATGATGAGATGATCTCTAAAGAACTTGCTTTGCCCGAATCAGAAAGAATTGACATCATCAGTATCGTCACTCCAAATAATGTACATTTTGACCCGGCCAAGAAAGCTCTGGAAAATGGATTTCATGTTGTTTTGGACAAACCCATGACTTTAAATTATGATGAAGCCAAGGAACTCTATAAGATCATCAAAAAAACTGATAAACTGTTTTGTTTGACCCATACCTACACAGGTTATCCCATGATCAAACAAATGAAGCAGATGATCGCGGATGGAGCAATTGGTGAAGTCAGGAAAGTATATGTGGAATATCCCCAAGGATGGCTTCATAAGCTTTTGGAGTATGAAAACAAACAAGCAGAGTGGAGAACTGACCCTGCAAGGAATGGTAAAGCCGGCTGTTTTGGTGATATTGGAACGCACGCTTTTAATCTGGCTGAATATGTCGCAGGAATCAAAGTGGCGAAAATATGTGCCGATTTGGACATCAAGGTTGACGGCAGGCCGATTGATGATGATGGCGCAGTTCTAATGAGATTTGAAAACAATGCCTCTGGAATTCTTACAGCTTCGCAAATTGATGCAGGTTGTGAAAATAACCTGAAAATCCGGGTTTTTGGAGAAAAAGCCGGTCTTGAATGGCAGCAAGAGGATAATAATACCTTGAGGTTGAGATGGCCTGACAAACCGGATGAAATCTATAGAGCGGGGACAGGTTATTTAGGGTCTTTGGCCAATGAAAATATCAGAACTCCCGCGGGGCATCCGGAGGGCTATATCGAGGCTTTTGCCAATATTTATAGGAACTTTGCCAGGTGTATTTATGCGCTTAGAAAAGGAGAGGAGCCCAAACCTGAATGGTGGGATTTCCCCGGAGCAGAAGACGGAATCAGAGGAATGGCATTTATTGAGAATGTTTTAAAAAGCTCAGCCTCTGATAAGAAATGGACACCTTTTGAGGTGGAATATTGA
- a CDS encoding sugar phosphate isomerase/epimerase family protein, which produces MKTIKGPAIFLAQFADDVAPFNNLKSICEWMSNVGYKGVQIPSWDGRMIDLQKAAESKTYADEIKGVVNDAGMEITELSTHLQGQLVAVHPAYNELFDGFAPSNLAGNIKGKSEWATQQLKFAAKASANLGLKAHATFSGALMWHTVYPWPQRPAGLVETGFTELAKRWTPILDTFDEYGVDVCYELHPGEDLHDGITFEMFLEKVNNHKRANILYDPSHFVLQCLDYLQFIDFYHDRIKMFHVKDAEFNPTGKQGVYGGFQGWVDRAGRFRSLGDGQVDFSGIFSKLSQYNYDGWAVLEWECAIKHPEQGAIEGAPFIEDHIIRVTEKAFDDFAGTGADEAFNKKILGI; this is translated from the coding sequence ATGAAAACCATTAAAGGACCGGCGATATTTTTGGCGCAATTTGCTGATGATGTGGCGCCATTCAATAATTTAAAAAGTATTTGTGAATGGATGTCTAATGTAGGCTATAAAGGTGTGCAGATTCCATCTTGGGACGGAAGGATGATAGACCTTCAAAAAGCTGCTGAAAGTAAGACCTATGCCGATGAAATCAAAGGCGTAGTCAATGATGCTGGGATGGAAATCACCGAACTGTCCACTCACCTCCAAGGTCAATTGGTGGCAGTTCATCCTGCTTACAATGAGTTATTTGATGGTTTTGCGCCTTCTAATTTAGCAGGGAATATCAAAGGGAAATCCGAATGGGCTACCCAACAATTGAAATTTGCAGCTAAGGCTTCGGCTAACCTCGGATTGAAGGCACACGCAACTTTCTCAGGTGCTTTGATGTGGCATACGGTATATCCCTGGCCGCAGCGACCTGCGGGATTGGTGGAGACTGGATTCACTGAACTGGCAAAACGTTGGACCCCGATTTTGGATACTTTTGATGAATATGGGGTTGATGTCTGTTATGAGCTTCATCCCGGGGAAGATCTTCATGATGGCATTACCTTCGAAATGTTTTTGGAAAAAGTGAATAACCACAAGCGGGCAAATATTCTCTATGATCCGAGCCACTTTGTTTTGCAGTGCTTGGACTATCTACAATTCATTGATTTTTATCATGATAGGATCAAAATGTTCCATGTGAAAGATGCCGAATTTAACCCTACTGGAAAACAGGGGGTATACGGCGGTTTCCAAGGATGGGTAGACCGTGCGGGAAGATTCCGTTCCTTGGGAGATGGTCAAGTAGATTTTAGTGGTATCTTTAGCAAACTTTCCCAATACAATTATGATGGTTGGGCAGTTTTGGAATGGGAATGTGCTATCAAGCATCCTGAACAAGGCGCCATAGAAGGTGCTCCGTTTATAGAAGACCATATCATAAGGGTCACAGAAAAAGCCTTTGATGATTTTGCGGGAACAGGTGCTGATGAGGCATTTAACAAAAAAATATTAGGAATTTAA
- a CDS encoding FAD-dependent oxidoreductase — protein MADQNYDAIVVGSGISGGWAAKELTEKGLKVLLLERGPNVEHRTDYKTATLAPWEVPHRGRRTIQMLENHPNLRRDYVLNELNLDWWAHESDSPYIEKKPFTWFRGYQVGGRSLLWGRQSYRIGDIDFEANLKEGIAVDWPIRYKDLAPWYSHVEKFAGISGNKDGLPQLPDGDFQPPMPLNCVEKDVAERVKKAFDGKRLVTIGRVANLTQPLEGRTQCQFRNKCSLGCPFGGYFSTQASTLPAAMKTGNLTLRPWSIVTKLIYDKDSKKATGVEIIDGEDNKTYEFNAKIIFLCASALNSASILMRSATDIWPEGLGSSSGELGHNVMDHHFRLGANGIAEGYEDKYYFGRRPNGIYIPRFRNVDGDKRDYIRGFGYQGGASRSGWSRNVAEMGFGAPLKEALSEPGPWSMGMTGFGEILPYHENHIKLSKDVKDKWGIPVLEMDAEIKENEKKMRVDMMNDAAEMLEAAGLKNVKTFDSGYTFGQGIHEMGTARMGRDPKTSVLNGNNQVWDAKNVFVTDGACMTSAAAQNPSLTYMALTARAADFAVNELKKGNL, from the coding sequence ATGGCAGATCAAAATTATGATGCAATTGTTGTCGGTTCCGGAATAAGCGGTGGTTGGGCAGCAAAAGAATTAACAGAAAAAGGACTGAAAGTCCTATTGCTTGAAAGAGGACCTAATGTAGAACACAGGACAGATTACAAAACAGCCACTTTGGCGCCATGGGAAGTTCCACATCGCGGCAGAAGAACAATTCAGATGTTGGAAAACCATCCCAATTTGAGAAGAGATTATGTATTGAATGAATTGAACCTTGATTGGTGGGCACATGAGTCAGATTCACCTTATATAGAAAAAAAGCCATTTACATGGTTTAGAGGGTATCAGGTTGGAGGAAGGTCTCTTCTTTGGGGAAGGCAAAGTTATAGAATCGGAGATATTGATTTTGAGGCCAATTTAAAGGAAGGTATTGCTGTTGATTGGCCGATCAGATATAAAGATCTGGCACCCTGGTACAGCCATGTGGAAAAATTTGCCGGTATATCAGGGAACAAAGATGGCTTACCGCAACTGCCCGACGGTGATTTTCAGCCACCCATGCCTCTTAATTGTGTGGAAAAGGATGTTGCAGAAAGGGTGAAGAAAGCATTTGATGGCAAAAGATTGGTTACCATAGGAAGAGTTGCCAATTTGACTCAACCTTTGGAAGGAAGAACCCAATGCCAATTTAGAAACAAATGTTCCTTAGGCTGTCCATTTGGTGGCTATTTCAGTACCCAAGCGTCAACATTGCCCGCAGCAATGAAAACCGGTAACCTGACACTAAGACCTTGGTCAATAGTAACAAAACTTATCTATGACAAAGACAGTAAGAAAGCCACAGGAGTTGAAATTATAGATGGAGAGGACAACAAAACCTATGAGTTCAATGCTAAAATCATATTTCTCTGTGCATCGGCATTGAATTCAGCTTCTATTTTGATGCGCTCTGCCACAGATATCTGGCCAGAAGGATTGGGCAGTAGTTCCGGTGAACTGGGACATAATGTGATGGACCATCATTTTAGATTGGGAGCGAATGGTATTGCAGAAGGTTATGAAGATAAATACTATTTTGGTAGAAGACCCAATGGGATCTACATCCCAAGGTTCCGAAATGTTGATGGAGACAAGAGAGATTATATCCGTGGATTTGGTTATCAAGGCGGAGCTAGTCGCTCGGGTTGGAGCAGAAATGTGGCCGAAATGGGTTTTGGAGCACCACTTAAAGAGGCCCTCAGCGAACCAGGACCATGGAGTATGGGTATGACAGGTTTCGGAGAAATTCTTCCCTACCATGAAAACCACATCAAGTTGAGTAAAGACGTGAAAGATAAATGGGGGATTCCTGTATTGGAAATGGATGCTGAAATCAAGGAAAATGAAAAGAAAATGAGAGTGGACATGATGAATGATGCTGCTGAGATGCTGGAAGCTGCCGGATTGAAAAACGTCAAAACTTTTGATTCCGGATATACATTCGGTCAGGGTATTCATGAAATGGGAACTGCAAGGATGGGAAGAGACCCAAAAACTTCAGTACTCAATGGAAACAATCAGGTATGGGATGCCAAAAATGTTTTTGTGACAGATGGGGCATGTATGACTTCAGCTGCAGCACAAAATCCATCTTTGACTTATATGGCATTGACAGCAAGGGCTGCTGACTTTGCAGTCAATGAATTGAAAAAAGGAAATCTATAA
- a CDS encoding nucleoside permease, whose protein sequence is MITGIKARLSFMMFLEFFVWGSWYVTMGTFLGANLSATGTQIGAAFSTQSFGAIIAPFIIGLIADRYFNAEKILGILHLTGAALLYFCYSSNSFVSFYPFIFMYMVLYMPTLALVNSISFRQMKDNTKEFAPIRVWGTIGWIAAGLAISYLFYWDSVDSMKDGLLKNTFLMASIASLVLGLFSFTLPKTPPRADKSEKVKVSDLLGLDAIRLLKDRNFAVFFIASILICIPLAFYYQNANPFLAEIGVTDPTGKMTIGQISEAFFLLLLPFFFKRFGFKTTLLVGMMAWVVRYALFAIGDAGGGLWLLIVGIALHGICYDFFFVSGQIYTDSKAGPKFQSAAQGLITLATYGIGMLIGFGIAGFVTDLYLQSDGTHDWQSIWMIPSGIAILVVLFFLILFKDELRNIKPITNTIKS, encoded by the coding sequence ATGATAACTGGAATCAAAGCCCGGCTTTCTTTCATGATGTTTCTTGAATTTTTTGTTTGGGGCTCTTGGTATGTAACCATGGGTACCTTTTTAGGGGCCAATCTCAGTGCAACAGGGACCCAAATCGGAGCAGCTTTTTCTACCCAATCTTTCGGGGCGATCATAGCCCCTTTCATTATTGGATTGATTGCAGATAGGTATTTTAATGCAGAGAAAATCCTTGGCATTCTTCATTTAACAGGAGCGGCATTATTATATTTTTGCTACAGCTCCAATTCATTCGTTAGCTTCTATCCATTTATTTTCATGTATATGGTATTGTACATGCCCACATTGGCCTTGGTCAATTCCATTTCCTTCAGGCAAATGAAGGACAATACCAAAGAGTTTGCACCAATCAGGGTGTGGGGCACTATCGGCTGGATAGCTGCAGGATTGGCTATCAGTTACCTTTTTTATTGGGACTCGGTCGACAGTATGAAAGATGGCCTATTGAAAAACACATTTCTGATGGCTTCTATTGCCTCTTTGGTTTTGGGGCTTTTCAGCTTTACATTACCCAAGACACCTCCAAGGGCTGATAAGAGTGAAAAAGTAAAAGTATCTGATCTATTGGGTCTCGATGCTATCAGATTATTGAAAGACCGCAATTTTGCTGTTTTCTTCATCGCTTCTATATTGATTTGTATCCCATTGGCGTTTTATTATCAGAATGCCAATCCTTTCCTGGCAGAAATCGGAGTTACTGATCCAACTGGCAAAATGACAATCGGTCAAATTTCAGAAGCTTTTTTCCTTTTGCTTCTCCCCTTTTTCTTCAAAAGATTTGGGTTTAAAACAACCTTACTCGTGGGTATGATGGCATGGGTGGTACGGTATGCCCTATTTGCAATAGGGGATGCAGGTGGCGGACTTTGGTTGTTGATTGTAGGGATAGCGCTTCATGGGATCTGTTATGATTTCTTTTTTGTTTCCGGACAGATTTACACAGATTCCAAAGCGGGACCAAAATTCCAGTCTGCTGCTCAAGGACTTATCACCCTTGCTACTTATGGCATAGGGATGTTGATTGGTTTTGGTATTGCCGGATTTGTCACTGATTTATATTTACAGTCAGATGGTACACATGATTGGCAGTCAATCTGGATGATTCCATCGGGGATTGCTATATTAGTAGTCCTGTTCTTTTTGATTCTTTTCAAGGATGAACTCAGAAACATTAAACCCATAACCAATACAATAAAATCATGA
- a CDS encoding c-type cytochrome yields MKIIRSLTIGLIAVSALTYSCGGGGSSSSTETSTSTPPPAAAPVSLEEKYKDDPVFVAGSAKAKEAGCTACHMIQRKIVGPSYADVAAKYENTEENVELLTSHVIQGNVGVWGEVPMPAHPHLSKEDVETIVRYVLILK; encoded by the coding sequence ATGAAAATTATTAGATCATTGACCATTGGCTTAATTGCCGTTTCAGCTTTGACTTACTCTTGTGGTGGTGGGGGATCAAGTTCTTCCACAGAAACAAGTACTTCTACTCCACCTCCTGCAGCAGCCCCTGTCAGCTTAGAGGAGAAATATAAAGACGATCCTGTTTTTGTTGCAGGTTCCGCTAAAGCAAAAGAAGCAGGATGCACGGCTTGCCATATGATCCAGAGGAAAATCGTTGGGCCTTCTTATGCTGATGTCGCTGCCAAATATGAAAATACTGAGGAAAATGTGGAATTGTTGACCTCCCATGTTATTCAAGGAAATGTAGGAGTTTGGGGAGAAGTGCCTATGCCTGCGCATCCACATTTGAGTAAGGAAGACGTGGAAACTATTGTCAGATACGTTTTGATTTTGAAGTAA
- a CDS encoding hydroxypyruvate isomerase family protein, whose product MTILSRRNSLKKIILGTAAAGSLPLIDVQAQEYNSPLKGNVNHAVCHWPFNPMSIEELCVGIKKIGFNAIDLVGPNNWHILKSNGVECSLCNGADMGIVKGWNDKQNHEQLIKGYTEVIPLVSKAGYKNLIAFSGNRNGMDDETGLKNSAEGLKKIMALAEKNNVTIIMELLNSRVDHPDYMCDKSAWGVELCKMVGSPNLKLLYDIYHMQIMEGDLIRTIKRDHQYIGHYHTAGNPGRNEIDETQEINYPAVVRAVLDTGYKGYFCQEFIPKSKDKMASLEQAIRICDL is encoded by the coding sequence ATGACCATACTCAGCCGAAGGAACAGCTTGAAAAAAATCATTTTAGGCACAGCAGCAGCTGGAAGTCTCCCACTTATCGATGTGCAAGCCCAAGAATATAATTCTCCATTGAAAGGAAATGTCAACCATGCTGTCTGTCATTGGCCATTTAATCCTATGTCAATAGAAGAACTGTGTGTTGGTATCAAAAAAATCGGCTTCAACGCCATCGATCTGGTTGGACCAAACAATTGGCACATTTTGAAATCAAATGGTGTGGAATGTTCCCTTTGCAATGGCGCTGATATGGGTATCGTCAAGGGCTGGAACGACAAACAAAACCATGAACAATTGATTAAAGGTTATACAGAAGTAATCCCGCTGGTTTCAAAAGCCGGCTATAAAAATCTTATTGCTTTTAGTGGCAACCGAAATGGAATGGACGATGAAACCGGTCTCAAAAATTCAGCTGAAGGCCTGAAAAAAATAATGGCCCTCGCAGAAAAAAACAATGTGACCATCATTATGGAATTACTGAACAGCAGGGTAGATCATCCGGATTACATGTGTGACAAAAGTGCTTGGGGAGTGGAACTCTGTAAAATGGTGGGATCCCCAAACCTAAAATTGCTCTATGATATCTACCATATGCAGATTATGGAGGGTGATCTGATCAGGACTATTAAAAGAGACCACCAATATATTGGACATTACCATACTGCCGGCAATCCGGGCAGAAATGAAATAGATGAAACCCAGGAAATCAATTATCCTGCTGTGGTAAGAGCAGTTTTGGACACAGGATACAAAGGCTATTTTTGTCAGGAATTCATTCCCAAATCAAAAGATAAAATGGCCTCTTTGGAGCAGGCGATTAGAATTTGTGACTTATAA
- a CDS encoding sterol desaturase family protein, protein MTGKIDFNLDWLLGTDYMQPMNFLIIALLLFSGIFIRYLILAMVYHELVYKKIGDYQPYRRLHQQIKIPQVKKEIWYSFLGAVIFAISGTLLLIFWQQGFTKLYTDLKVKDLIWIPGSFFLALFIHETYYYWLHRWMHRPKVLRHFHHIHHNSLYTSSFTSFSFHPIEAVFQAVFLPVLVLFLPMHFTVLLALLVTMSITAVINHAGVEIYSSSAIQSPISRWMVGATHHDMHHLKYRCNYGLYFTFWDVWMRTEDPGFVQRFIDHTSKKDLEKVKSKS, encoded by the coding sequence ATGACGGGGAAAATAGATTTTAACTTGGATTGGCTATTGGGTACTGACTATATGCAACCCATGAATTTTCTGATCATTGCCTTACTCTTGTTTTCAGGGATTTTTATACGGTATTTAATTTTGGCCATGGTCTACCATGAGTTGGTTTACAAAAAAATTGGTGATTACCAACCTTATCGAAGGCTACACCAACAAATCAAAATACCGCAGGTGAAAAAGGAAATTTGGTATTCTTTTTTGGGAGCGGTTATTTTTGCAATCTCAGGTACATTATTACTGATTTTTTGGCAGCAGGGATTTACCAAGTTGTATACAGACCTTAAGGTTAAGGATTTGATATGGATACCCGGCAGCTTTTTCTTAGCGCTTTTTATCCATGAAACTTATTACTATTGGCTCCACAGGTGGATGCACCGACCAAAGGTGCTCCGACACTTTCATCACATTCACCACAATAGTCTTTATACGAGTTCCTTTACTTCTTTTTCTTTTCATCCGATAGAGGCGGTTTTTCAGGCGGTATTTTTACCGGTTTTAGTTCTCTTCCTTCCAATGCATTTTACAGTTTTACTGGCATTGTTGGTGACTATGTCCATCACAGCAGTGATCAATCATGCCGGTGTGGAAATATATTCCAGTTCGGCTATCCAGTCTCCAATATCCAGGTGGATGGTCGGTGCTACCCACCACGACATGCATCATTTGAAATACCGATGCAATTATGGCCTATATTTCACATTCTGGGATGTATGGATGCGTACAGAAGATCCTGGTTTTGTGCAGCGTTTTATTGACCATACCTCGAAGAAAGATCTTGAAAAAGTCAAGTCAAAATCCTGA